In the Ranitomeya imitator isolate aRanImi1 chromosome 2, aRanImi1.pri, whole genome shotgun sequence genome, aacgccgcactggcgtttcctcactcgggcatgctcatccgacagcggtggacaccgcgtcctgacccatCTCCTATCCAGGTAACTCGCTCCCCACTACTACCGCTTGCAGGGACTCTGCCTCCTCCCAGCATGGCATACCACCGGGCGATTCAGCCTGCAGCCTCGTGTTCAATATCCTGACATTCACCCTTGTTCCCTCCACAGCCTGCAGTATCGTCTGCAGTCGCGGCTCTGCCCAGGGACTTACATTGTTCAAGGTATTAGCACCGACAGGGACCGCACATAACACTGTCACTGTCCCACTTCAGCATATTGATGGTAGCTCCTATTATGGGCTTATTCTCCCTTTCTCCCTCCCCAGGGATCTCCCTGGAGCTCATTACGCTCATAGAAGCACTCCTCCATTtatccagacacctctcagtacggtacGCATAGTAGCACCCTGTTTCTCACATTTTTTCACCACTAGGGAGGGCCGGGATATACTAGTTGATTCCTCTTAGGGTGGATTTCTAAGATTATCATACCAGGACCATAGGATactctgtatatacttctgttttttgttcttctgtttattctgttttcttgtttttttgtttgttgatgTATCATACACTGCATGTATTCTCTGATGTATGTACAGATGTAGCCATGTATGtactcactatttattttctttataacactgtagtaactgacgaaggccagaccaggccgaaacgttttacgtactacaaaataaaaatcacaagtttgacttaaagttgagtgccgggttcttttgatctatatgcacacggtttgggaacctacccgagcaCCTGAGTAGCAGTGCCCACGTCTTTTCACTCACTATATTATTCCCTTACGTGGAGGCACGCACACTTGGTCATGTCCACCAATACCTTCTCCTACAATCCAGAGGAGACCACTAGTATCCTATCCCACTCTATATATCCCTGTGACTTCTTGAAAACCGCACCCCGTGAGACGAGGGGACGAGATCTGGAACGGGAAGTAAGACATCATATTAACATTGAACTTCACTGCGCAACATTATCCGAGTACCTGCGGGTACAACGCATCCCGAGAGGCTTAAGGGTTCCACTACGTCCCACACTCTTCCGGGATTCCCCGGAATACTGCACTAAATTTGAACAGATTCTCAATAAGTGCTCCCTAGACCTAATCACCCTCACTATAGAACACCTACAAAAAGAGATTACGGCCAGCTTAGAACGGGTCAAAGCTATTGAGATCCAGCTCTCATCCACAGGTACCCCAGAGGAGCTGAACCTACTGAAATCCGAAATTAAGACGAAAACTGAACAACACCGCAGAGACATTGAGAACAGGAAACGACTGAAATTCGCCCGGGACACCGAGGACTACGAGGCAAAGAGggtatacagatggcaggacaactaTTCCTCCTCTCGCCCCAGCGCAAGAACTGGACATCGTTCTTCCACGGACTACTCCACCTCGGGTTCGGAGCAAGACAGGAGTTCCTCCATTCCCAGCACATCCCATTTTTTAGGTCAACGCACCCAACGAGGCCGGAAAAGAGGACGCGGCGGAGCCAGAGATTTCGGCAGAGACACGGAGCTTACACGAATGACAAGATCTCAGGTACTGAATCTCTAATCGTGAACATTTCCTCCAGAACTCTGGGCGCATCAGACTGTAGTGtccttcaaaaaggtctttctttttGCCCCACCTATCGCTACCGGACCTTTGACCTGGACATGGACCTACAAAGGTTCTTTAGATCCCTAAGGCTTAAAGTGTATTTCTCTGATCCACAG is a window encoding:
- the LOC138663252 gene encoding uncharacterized protein translates to MSTNTFSYNPEETTSILSHSIYPCDFLKTAPRETRGRDLEREVRHHINIELHCATLSEYLRVQRIPRGLRVPLRPTLFRDSPEYCTKFEQILNKCSLDLITLTIEHLQKEITASLERVKAIEIQLSSTGTPEELNLLKSEIKTKTEQHRRDIENRKRLKFARDTEDYEAKRVYRWQDNYSSSRPSARTGHRSSTDYSTSGSEQDRSSSIPSTSHFLGQRTQRGRKRGRGGARDFGRDTELTRMTRSQSRLY